In Firmicutes bacterium CAG:345, a single window of DNA contains:
- a CDS encoding zinc ABC transporter zinc-binding protein (product inferred by homology to UniProt) — protein MKKTIFLIPIITLLASCTNNTIKSKPIIVSSFFVITDFVKKIVGEKYDIITLTEDGVEPHEYEPTPGQVKKMYDADIIFCNGLDIEHWSHDLPKELNDKIKFIGEDEKIDYLIIDNAKDPHVWLNPLYALIELDNIKEAMISIDSQNKTYYEERYNIYSSYISNLDSLLENLFSPYENYKFVTSHEAFGYFANRYNLQEISINGLSPEDEPTPNKLAELVKEINELNINTIFYESFSSSSISETISKETNTAISTLSTLENVSKDELFNDYNSLILENSLKLLESFKKYGTID, from the coding sequence ATGAAAAAAACTATTTTTTTAATTCCAATAATCACATTGCTTGCTTCATGTACTAATAATACTATAAAAAGCAAACCGATAATTGTTTCATCCTTTTTTGTGATCACAGATTTTGTAAAAAAGATTGTAGGCGAAAAATATGACATCATAACTCTTACTGAAGATGGTGTTGAACCCCACGAATATGAGCCGACGCCTGGTCAAGTTAAAAAAATGTATGATGCTGATATCATCTTTTGCAATGGATTAGATATTGAACATTGGTCGCATGATCTTCCAAAAGAATTAAATGACAAAATCAAATTCATCGGAGAAGATGAAAAAATAGATTATTTAATAATTGATAACGCAAAAGATCCCCATGTTTGGTTAAATCCACTATACGCTTTAATCGAACTGGATAATATCAAAGAAGCGATGATTTCTATCGATTCACAGAATAAAACCTATTACGAAGAAAGATATAACATTTATTCTTCTTATATTTCCAATCTTGATTCTCTATTAGAAAATTTATTTTCACCTTATGAAAATTATAAATTTGTAACCAGCCACGAAGCCTTTGGATATTTTGCAAACCGCTATAATCTCCAAGAGATATCAATAAATGGATTAAGTCCTGAAGATGAACCTACACCAAACAAGTTGGCAGAACTAGTAAAAGAGATAAACGAACTTAATATAAATACAATTTTCTATGAATCTTTCTCTTCCAGCAGTATCAGCGAGACTATCAGCAAAGAAACCAATACTGCTATTTCCACTTTATCAACATTAGAAAATGTTAGCAAAGATGAATTGTTTAACGATTATAATTCTTTGATTTTAGAAAATTCACTTAAATTATTGGAGTCTTTTAAAAAATATGGAACCATTGATTAA
- a CDS encoding putative uncharacterized protein (product inferred by homology to UniProt), with protein MKNTKAREKILEVLKGKTTPVTAEEIYQECFSSSINLSTIYRTLARFHEENLVEKEINSEGKSAYLLKKDEHCHILECIKCHKRILLDFCPYHEVNKDIYSKTGFKVQEHNITIYGFCSSCQNKEFEEK; from the coding sequence ATGAAAAATACTAAAGCTCGTGAAAAAATATTGGAAGTACTAAAAGGAAAAACTACACCGGTTACGGCAGAAGAAATTTATCAAGAATGTTTTTCTTCTTCGATTAATCTTTCAACTATCTATCGTACTTTAGCAAGATTTCATGAAGAAAATTTAGTTGAAAAGGAAATAAATAGCGAAGGAAAATCAGCTTATCTTTTAAAAAAAGATGAGCACTGTCATATTTTGGAATGTATAAAATGCCATAAGAGAATACTTTTAGACTTTTGTCCTTATCATGAAGTAAATAAAGATATTTATTCAAAAACAGGTTTTAAAGTACAGGAGCATAATATCACTATTTATGGTTTTTGTTCGTCTTGTCAAAATAAAGAATTTGAAGAGAAATAA
- a CDS encoding aBC transporter ATP-binding protein (product inferred by homology to UniProt) — translation MEPLIKINNLTFGYDKKLLLHHLYFTCNQDDFIGITGENGSGKSTLLKLITGIIKSPKDTIIRQKNLKISYVDQVTLNNDSTFPATVKEILEMSIPHNFWGIVTFKRDEKIKKAVDYLNISDLLNKKMQELSGGQQQKVRLAKALLNQPNLLILDEPTTGIDVKSQEEFLKKIQEIHSAGTAIIIISHRKEDLSACKKVYVLNDEHLEEKNV, via the coding sequence ATGGAACCATTGATTAAAATTAATAACCTTACCTTCGGATATGATAAAAAACTACTTTTACATCACTTATACTTTACCTGTAATCAAGATGATTTCATCGGAATTACCGGGGAAAACGGAAGTGGAAAATCGACACTTTTAAAATTGATTACCGGAATAATAAAGTCACCAAAAGACACTATAATCCGGCAAAAAAACTTGAAAATTTCCTATGTTGACCAAGTAACTTTAAATAACGATAGTACTTTCCCGGCAACTGTCAAAGAAATTTTAGAAATGAGTATTCCACATAATTTTTGGGGAATAGTAACCTTCAAAAGAGATGAAAAAATAAAAAAAGCTGTCGATTATTTAAACATTTCTGATCTGTTGAATAAAAAAATGCAAGAATTATCCGGTGGACAACAGCAAAAAGTAAGACTGGCAAAAGCCTTATTAAATCAACCAAATCTATTAATTTTAGATGAACCTACCACTGGTATAGATGTAAAAAGTCAAGAAGAATTTCTAAAAAAAATACAAGAAATCCATTCTGCAGGCACAGCAATTATTATTATTTCTCATCGCAAAGAAGATTTATCCGCTTGCAAAAAAGTTTATGTTTTAAACGATGAGCACTTGGAGGAGAAAAATGTTTGA